Proteins encoded by one window of Elusimicrobiota bacterium:
- the chuR gene encoding Anaerobic sulfatase-maturating enzyme: MPSLLGSLGQRRFHVMAKPNSSVCNLDCTYCFYLSKETLHGGPGAGRMSDEILERFIKQYIDGVTGNEVVFTWQGGEPTLRGIDFYRKVVSLQQKYAKPNQRIENDLQTNGTLLNDEWCVFLKENRWLVGLSIDGPREFHDRYRITKNQQPTFDKVFAAAKLLRKHGVRFNTLTCVNRFNAKHPKEVYHFLRDELKSNTIQFIPIVEYKSFEAQAPHTWDVEKLPRDGSPEARPGHANSIVTDWSVDPYDWGDFLIWVFNEWYKKDVGKVLVNHFETLVAQHLGEPSQMCVYNEFCGKGVAIEHDGSVYACDHFVYPEFRTGNIQDRPLSELVFSPTQVKFGYAKSEHLPQFCRQCPYLRDCWGECPKNRIIRTVDGEPGLNYLCRGLKKYFKHALPKVEKIISRLPSGPLIYGMK; this comes from the coding sequence ATGCCCTCTTTGTTGGGCTCGCTCGGCCAGCGGCGTTTTCATGTGATGGCCAAGCCCAACAGCTCTGTGTGCAATCTGGATTGCACTTATTGTTTTTACTTGAGCAAAGAGACCTTGCACGGAGGGCCTGGCGCCGGCCGGATGTCGGATGAAATCCTGGAACGATTCATTAAGCAATACATCGATGGGGTGACCGGCAACGAAGTGGTATTCACATGGCAGGGCGGTGAGCCGACGTTGCGCGGTATCGACTTTTATCGAAAAGTCGTTTCACTCCAACAGAAATACGCCAAGCCGAATCAACGAATAGAAAACGATCTCCAGACAAATGGCACGCTGCTCAATGACGAGTGGTGTGTGTTCCTGAAAGAAAATCGTTGGTTGGTGGGACTCAGCATTGACGGTCCCCGCGAATTTCACGATCGCTATCGCATCACAAAAAACCAGCAGCCCACGTTCGACAAAGTGTTTGCGGCCGCCAAATTGCTGCGGAAGCACGGGGTCCGCTTCAACACGCTCACCTGCGTCAACCGCTTCAATGCCAAGCACCCGAAAGAGGTGTACCACTTCTTACGTGACGAGCTGAAATCGAACACCATTCAGTTTATTCCGATTGTGGAGTACAAAAGTTTTGAGGCCCAGGCGCCGCACACGTGGGACGTGGAAAAGTTGCCCAGGGATGGAAGCCCCGAAGCGCGGCCGGGACATGCGAATTCCATTGTCACGGATTGGTCCGTTGATCCCTATGATTGGGGAGATTTTCTCATCTGGGTCTTTAATGAGTGGTACAAGAAGGATGTGGGAAAAGTGCTGGTGAATCATTTTGAAACGCTCGTCGCGCAGCATCTGGGGGAACCGTCTCAGATGTGTGTTTACAACGAGTTCTGCGGAAAAGGGGTCGCCATTGAGCACGATGGGAGCGTCTATGCCTGCGACCATTTTGTTTATCCGGAATTTCGAACGGGCAATATTCAAGACCGCCCGCTTTCGGAGTTGGTGTTCTCCCCTACCCAAGTGAAATTTGGCTATGCAAAAAGCGAACATTTGCCTCAATTTTGTCGGCAATGCCCGTACCTGAGGGATTGTTGGGGAGAATGTCCGAAAAATCGAATCATACGGACTGTCGATGGCGAGCCCGGGCTTAACTATTTATGTCGGGGGCTGAAGAAATATTTCAAACACGCGTTACCCAAAGTTGAAAAGATTATTTCGAGATTGCCTTCGGGCCCATTAATATATGGAATGAAATGA
- the atsA_2 gene encoding Arylsulfatase has protein sequence MMKKIILRLLGIVVYLVTSNKDAFIHAEVKVDKPHIIHIVADDLGWKDVGFNGAKDIKTPNLDALAAEGVKFSQFYVQPMCTPTRAALMTGRYPFRYGLQTGVIPSVSSYGLDTTEWLMPQCLKQAGYQTAIIGKWHLGHADKKYWPKQRGFDYQYGAMIGELDYFTHSEQGVLDWFRNNEPVKEEGYTTTLLGKDAARLIEEHDTSQPLYMYLAFNAPHTPYQAPKNYIDRYSKIKDPTRRTYAAMVSCLDDEIGRVIKALEKKKMRENTLILFHSDNGGTYNPLFAGVMADMANVKIPCDNGPYREGKAALYEGGTRVCALANWPGRIKPGVVEGLVHAVDLFPTLAHLAGASLSQAKPLDGLNIWPVLSQGAPSPRTEIIYNIEPFRGAVRQGDWKLIWRTTLPSSVELYNVADDPSEKKNLAELNLEKVSALQHRLNSLAKESVKPLFLVDQFKVITKGMHGEPLLPIDEGFNQ, from the coding sequence ATGATGAAAAAAATAATTTTAAGACTGTTGGGGATTGTTGTTTATCTTGTTACCAGTAACAAAGATGCCTTTATTCATGCGGAAGTAAAAGTCGACAAACCCCATATCATTCACATTGTGGCGGATGATTTGGGCTGGAAAGATGTTGGCTTTAATGGAGCCAAGGATATCAAAACGCCGAACCTGGATGCGTTGGCGGCTGAAGGCGTCAAATTTTCACAATTTTATGTTCAGCCCATGTGCACTCCGACTCGCGCGGCCCTCATGACGGGTCGATACCCCTTTCGTTACGGGCTTCAGACCGGCGTCATTCCCTCGGTTTCTTCGTACGGTTTGGATACCACGGAATGGTTAATGCCGCAATGTTTGAAACAGGCGGGATATCAAACGGCCATCATCGGAAAATGGCACCTGGGGCATGCGGACAAAAAATATTGGCCGAAACAACGGGGGTTTGATTACCAGTATGGAGCGATGATTGGGGAGTTGGATTATTTCACCCACAGTGAACAGGGCGTTTTGGACTGGTTCCGCAACAACGAACCCGTGAAAGAAGAAGGTTACACCACAACACTTTTAGGTAAAGATGCCGCCCGATTGATTGAGGAGCATGACACGTCGCAACCGCTTTATATGTATCTGGCTTTTAACGCGCCGCATACACCTTACCAAGCGCCCAAAAATTATATTGATCGGTACTCCAAAATCAAAGATCCCACCCGTCGAACTTATGCGGCGATGGTTTCCTGCCTTGATGATGAAATTGGGCGCGTAATCAAGGCGCTGGAAAAAAAGAAAATGCGTGAGAATACATTGATTCTTTTTCACAGCGACAACGGCGGAACGTATAACCCTTTATTCGCCGGTGTCATGGCGGATATGGCGAATGTCAAAATTCCTTGTGATAACGGCCCCTATCGAGAGGGGAAGGCGGCGCTTTATGAGGGTGGAACCCGAGTTTGCGCGTTGGCCAATTGGCCCGGCCGGATTAAACCGGGCGTTGTGGAGGGGCTGGTTCACGCCGTGGATTTATTCCCCACCTTGGCTCATCTTGCTGGAGCTTCCCTTTCCCAAGCCAAACCTCTGGATGGGCTGAATATTTGGCCGGTCCTTTCACAGGGAGCGCCTTCTCCGCGCACCGAAATAATTTACAACATCGAGCCATTTCGAGGGGCGGTGCGCCAAGGAGATTGGAAATTAATTTGGCGGACCACTCTTCCTTCCAGCGTGGAGCTCTATAACGTGGCTGACGATCCTTCCGAAAAGAAAAATTTGGCGGAATTAAATTTGGAGAAGGTAAGCGCTTTGCAGCACCGACTCAATTCCTTGGCGAAAGAAAGCGTCAAGCCACTTTTCCTCGTGGATCAATTCAAAGTCATCACCAAAGGCATGCATGGAGAACCACTTCTTCCCATCGACGAAGGTTTTAATCAATGA
- the aspT gene encoding Aspartate/alanine antiporter, with translation MIWFVQTFRSYPELALFLTLALGFWLGKLRIGQFELGSVTGTLLAGILIGQMRIEIDSQMRSFFFLMFLFAVGYGVGPQFVRGLKKDGIPQLIFSVSQCGVSLAVAYLLARVLGYDLGQAAGVFAGSHTVTAAMGVAVDSIAGLALPISEKEFALKHLPVAYAVTYIFGTAGAAWFLSSIGPKILGVNLPAECQKMEMNTNNSDGDSGFLSLAERFDLRAYRLENERLHGKTIGEFEILFGQARVFVECMRRKGSVVHFNLSTVLERGDILGVMARREMHLNNSLDIGPEVADPDLLDVTVEVLEVVVINKEVAGITLKELAWSPLGRSQTRGVFLRKLVRGGIEIPISEDVVIDRGDVFQLIGSKGNLDRVASYLGYADRPTEMTDMIFVGSGIVIGGLLGAITLRVNNFPLQLSTSVGALLAGLIFGWLRSVKRTFGRIPAPALWILQNLGLTAFIAALGISVGPSFVVGIKESGVNMFVAGIFASTLPLIFGILMGKYVFKFHPAITLGATAGAQTSSASLAMIQNAANSKVPAMGYSVPYAVANILLTLWGAVIVWLLS, from the coding sequence ATGATCTGGTTTGTCCAAACATTTCGATCGTACCCGGAATTGGCGCTATTTTTGACGCTGGCGCTTGGTTTTTGGTTGGGGAAATTGCGCATTGGTCAATTTGAACTGGGATCGGTCACCGGGACTCTTCTGGCCGGCATCTTGATTGGGCAGATGCGAATTGAAATCGATTCCCAAATGCGTTCTTTTTTCTTTTTGATGTTTTTATTTGCGGTCGGATATGGGGTGGGCCCTCAGTTTGTGCGCGGATTAAAAAAGGACGGAATTCCTCAGTTAATTTTTAGTGTGTCGCAATGTGGAGTGTCATTGGCGGTGGCCTATCTTTTGGCGCGTGTGTTGGGTTACGATTTGGGGCAAGCCGCTGGGGTTTTTGCAGGATCGCACACTGTCACCGCGGCGATGGGAGTGGCGGTGGATTCCATCGCTGGTCTGGCGTTGCCTATAAGTGAAAAAGAATTCGCGCTTAAGCATCTGCCAGTGGCCTATGCGGTGACCTACATTTTTGGAACGGCTGGAGCGGCTTGGTTTTTGTCGTCGATCGGCCCCAAAATCCTCGGCGTGAACTTGCCAGCCGAATGTCAGAAAATGGAAATGAATACCAATAACAGTGATGGCGACTCCGGGTTTCTTTCCCTGGCGGAGCGGTTCGATTTGCGAGCTTATCGCCTTGAAAATGAAAGGTTGCATGGAAAAACCATTGGTGAATTCGAAATTTTGTTTGGGCAAGCGCGGGTGTTTGTTGAATGTATGAGGCGGAAAGGCTCGGTTGTTCACTTCAACCTTTCAACGGTCCTTGAGCGGGGCGACATCCTCGGAGTGATGGCTCGACGTGAAATGCACTTGAACAACTCACTCGACATCGGTCCAGAGGTGGCAGATCCAGATCTATTGGATGTGACAGTTGAAGTTCTGGAGGTGGTGGTGATTAATAAGGAGGTGGCGGGGATAACTTTGAAGGAATTGGCGTGGTCTCCTCTGGGGCGTTCCCAAACGCGGGGTGTGTTTTTACGAAAATTAGTCCGGGGGGGAATCGAAATTCCTATTTCTGAAGATGTTGTCATTGATCGGGGTGATGTGTTTCAGCTCATTGGCTCAAAAGGCAATTTGGATCGAGTGGCTTCTTATCTTGGCTACGCCGATCGCCCGACCGAAATGACCGATATGATTTTTGTCGGGTCCGGCATTGTCATAGGCGGTTTGCTGGGGGCGATCACGTTGCGTGTGAACAATTTCCCCCTGCAATTGAGCACAAGTGTGGGCGCCTTATTGGCCGGATTGATATTTGGGTGGTTGCGCTCTGTTAAACGTACCTTTGGCCGTATCCCGGCGCCGGCGTTGTGGATTCTCCAGAATTTGGGCCTCACCGCGTTTATTGCCGCGCTGGGTATCAGTGTGGGGCCCAGTTTTGTTGTTGGAATCAAAGAATCTGGGGTGAATATGTTTGTGGCTGGAATTTTTGCCTCCACGCTTCCGCTCATTTTTGGAATTCTGATGGGAAAATATGTTTTTAAGTTTCATCCCGCCATCACGCTGGGGGCCACGGCGGGCGCCCAAACCAGTTCCGCCTCCTTGGCGATGATTCAAAACGCGGCCAACAGCAAAGTCCCCGCCATGGGGTACTCCGTTCCCTACGCAGTGGCCAATATTTTACTCACCTTGTGGGGAGCGGTGATTGTTTGGCTCCTGTCGTAA
- the copA gene encoding Copper-exporting P-type ATPase, with protein MNSPGEKNQPKHACCELKHQNQSKTADPQSAKTPDYICPMHPEVQQIGPGACPKCGMSLEPQSLTSTESTTEYVCPMHPDVGRDHPGSCPKCGMALEPRVASSIQEENPELQDMNRRFKGSLFLSIPLVFAAMADMIPGQPLQHQFSGKVLNWIQLALATPVVFWGGAPFFKRGWESIKNRSLNMFTLVAIGTGAAYVYSVIATLFPQIFPTAYQTHGGGVAVYFEAASVILTLVLLGQVLELRARIQTSSAIKALLGLAPKTARLILSDGSERDVPLETVKVADRLRVRPGEKIPVDGLVLEGRSSIDESMVTGEPIPVEKNKDDKVTGGTVNGSGSFLMQACRVGSETLLAQIVRMVGEAQRSRAPIQRLADVISSIFVPMVILTALASFIIWGLVGPEPRWGYALVNAVAVLIIACPCALGLATPMSIMVGTGRGATAGVLVKNAEALEMMEKVDTVVVDKTGTLTVGKPRVTSLVSLNGFGESELLRIAASLERGSEHPLATAIVYAAQEKSLSLSPVQDFQSITGKGVSGVIENRRVALGNSSLVEQLGIKGDYSLEKAEAMRMEGQTAMFIVIENRVVGILGVADPIKETSKEAVQALHKKGIRVVMLTGDNHTTALSVAKKLGIDEVEAETLPEQKIEVVKRLQQKGRVVAMAGDGINDAPALAQANVGIAMGTGTDVAMESARVTLVKGDLRGIVRAYNLSRATMRNIKQNLFFAFIYNLIGVPVAAGILYPLTGMLLSPMIAAAAMTFSSVSVISNALRLRSVNLD; from the coding sequence ATGAACAGTCCCGGCGAAAAAAATCAACCCAAACACGCCTGTTGCGAATTAAAGCATCAAAATCAGTCTAAAACCGCTGATCCTCAATCCGCAAAGACTCCTGACTATATTTGCCCAATGCACCCGGAAGTCCAGCAGATTGGGCCTGGGGCCTGTCCCAAATGTGGAATGTCTCTCGAACCGCAATCTTTGACCTCAACCGAGTCAACAACAGAATATGTGTGCCCCATGCATCCCGACGTGGGGAGGGACCATCCGGGAAGTTGCCCCAAGTGCGGGATGGCGTTGGAGCCGCGCGTGGCTTCGTCGATTCAGGAAGAAAACCCTGAGCTTCAGGATATGAATAGGCGGTTTAAGGGGAGTCTATTCTTGTCGATTCCTTTGGTTTTTGCAGCGATGGCCGATATGATTCCAGGACAACCTTTGCAGCACCAGTTTTCAGGAAAGGTTTTGAACTGGATTCAATTGGCCCTGGCCACTCCTGTTGTTTTTTGGGGTGGGGCGCCGTTTTTTAAGCGAGGGTGGGAGTCCATAAAAAACCGAAGCCTTAATATGTTCACGTTGGTCGCGATCGGCACCGGGGCCGCCTACGTCTATAGTGTTATAGCCACCCTTTTTCCTCAGATTTTTCCCACTGCTTACCAGACTCACGGAGGAGGCGTCGCGGTTTATTTTGAAGCGGCGTCTGTTATCCTGACTCTCGTTTTATTGGGACAGGTTTTGGAGCTGCGCGCGCGCATCCAGACGTCAAGTGCGATCAAAGCACTCCTGGGGCTCGCTCCGAAAACCGCTCGTCTCATACTGAGCGATGGATCCGAAAGGGACGTTCCACTCGAGACCGTTAAGGTCGCCGACCGCCTCCGCGTTCGCCCTGGCGAGAAAATACCGGTCGATGGTCTTGTTCTGGAAGGTCGGAGTTCCATTGACGAATCCATGGTGACGGGCGAACCGATACCGGTCGAGAAAAATAAAGACGATAAGGTGACAGGTGGAACCGTCAATGGATCCGGCAGTTTTTTAATGCAGGCTTGTCGTGTCGGCAGTGAAACGCTGCTTGCCCAAATCGTTCGGATGGTCGGCGAAGCGCAGAGAAGCCGGGCGCCTATTCAGCGTCTTGCCGACGTGATCTCCTCTATCTTTGTTCCGATGGTCATCCTGACTGCTTTGGCGTCCTTCATTATTTGGGGTCTTGTGGGACCCGAGCCTCGATGGGGTTATGCGCTGGTTAATGCCGTCGCGGTTTTAATCATCGCGTGCCCATGCGCGTTGGGCTTGGCTACACCGATGTCGATCATGGTGGGAACGGGACGAGGCGCGACCGCTGGAGTGTTGGTCAAGAACGCGGAAGCGCTTGAGATGATGGAGAAGGTTGATACTGTCGTGGTCGACAAGACCGGCACATTGACTGTGGGTAAGCCGCGCGTCACTTCACTCGTCAGCCTGAATGGATTTGGCGAAAGCGAACTGCTGAGAATAGCGGCGAGCCTGGAGCGTGGCAGTGAACATCCCTTGGCGACCGCCATCGTTTATGCGGCCCAAGAAAAGAGCCTGTCGCTTTCTCCTGTTCAAGACTTTCAGTCGATCACGGGCAAAGGAGTCTCCGGGGTTATCGAGAACAGGCGGGTTGCGCTTGGGAACTCGTCTCTTGTTGAGCAATTGGGAATCAAAGGGGACTATTCCCTTGAGAAAGCCGAAGCCATGCGGATGGAGGGACAAACGGCGATGTTTATCGTCATTGAGAATAGGGTGGTCGGGATTTTGGGGGTGGCTGATCCAATCAAGGAAACGTCAAAAGAAGCGGTGCAAGCCCTCCATAAGAAAGGAATCCGTGTGGTGATGTTGACGGGAGATAACCACACGACGGCCCTCTCCGTCGCGAAAAAATTGGGAATTGATGAGGTGGAAGCGGAAACACTTCCCGAACAAAAGATCGAGGTGGTCAAACGTCTGCAGCAGAAGGGACGTGTGGTGGCGATGGCTGGAGACGGCATTAACGACGCGCCCGCATTAGCGCAAGCGAATGTCGGGATTGCGATGGGAACCGGGACCGATGTGGCGATGGAAAGCGCGCGCGTGACGTTGGTGAAAGGCGATCTACGCGGGATTGTCCGGGCTTATAACTTGAGCCGGGCGACCATGCGAAATATTAAGCAAAACCTCTTCTTTGCCTTCATCTACAATCTCATCGGTGTGCCGGTGGCAGCGGGAATTCTTTATCCATTAACGGGAATGTTGCTGAGTCCCATGATCGCGGCGGCCGCCATGACTTTCAGTTCCGTTTCTGTCATCAGCAACGCCCTGCGCTTGAGGTCCGTAAACCTGGACTAA